From a single Gavia stellata isolate bGavSte3 chromosome 5, bGavSte3.hap2, whole genome shotgun sequence genomic region:
- the TRMT9B gene encoding probable tRNA methyltransferase 9B translates to MEHEATQLEKQHVHSVYENTAAYFNDLQSKAWPRVRNFLLEQKPGSLVADIGCGTGKYLSVNSQVYNLGCDYCGPLVEIARKKDDEVLVCDNLNLPFRDQCFNAVISIGVIHHFSTKQRRIKAIKEMARVLIPGGQMMIYVWAMEQKNRRFEKQDVFVPWNKALCSRHFSESNQSGDKGEFVHAVKSRDTHPAQLVISDCSYQTNLQPETGSKHSHNTDHCLSRACCLKISEEENRFYSALGRSFRSWFFSRSLDESALRKQTDKMKPLKNEGEWANSTVPIQHSRHCSLDLGHHGALLKEQSLDDDDVFVESLPLKKPEWSPATDALKDLSLNGGHQSVAQSKNEEASFINGPVEDRDYGCSCNKDGAGKSNASKFFKRTSTTDSTDSALDSAVSVGDQTDATLDTKAFMRYYHVFREGELCSLVEENVPELQILSSCYDHGNWCIIAEKRGT, encoded by the exons ATGGAACATGAGGCTACCCAGCTAGAAAAGCAGCACGTGCATAGTGTGTATGAAAATACAGCTGCCTACTTTAATGATCTGCAGAGCAAAGCATGGCCTCGTGTTCGAAACTTTCTGCTGGAGCAAAAGCCTGGCAGTCTCGTTGCTGACATAG GTTGTGGAACTGGGAAGTATCTCAGTGTCAACAGTCAGGTGTATAATCTTGGCTGTGATTACTGTGGACCATTGGTAGAGATTGCAAGGAAGAAAGATGATGAAGTTCTGGTATGTGACAACCTTAACCTTCCCTTTAGGGACCAGTGCTTCAATGCAGTCATTTCCATTGGAG tGATCCATCATTTCTCAACTAAACAAAGAAGAATCAAAGCAATAAAGGAAATGGCAAGGGTATTGATACCCGGAGGCCAGATGATGATTTATGTTTGGGCTATGGAACAAAAGAACCGTCGCTTTGAGAAACAAGACGTATTTGTTCCTTGGAACAAGGCCTTGTGCTCACGGCATTTTTCAGAATCGAATCAATCTGGAGATAAGGGTGAGTTTGTGCATGCTGTAAAAAGCCGAGACACACACCCTGCACAGCTAGTCATCTCTGATTGCAGCTACCAAACCAATCTGCAGCCAGAAACTGGTTCAAAACATTCCCACAATACAGACCATTGCTTATCCAGAGCCTGCTGCTTGaaaatttctgaagaagaaaacagattttacaGTGCTCTAGGAAGATCTTTCCGCTCATGGTTTTTCTCCAGATCCCTTGATGAATCAGCCCTTAGAAAGCAAACTGACAAAATGAAGCCTCTGAAGAATGAAGGAGAATGGGCAAACAGTACTGTACCCATTCAGCATTCGCGACACTGCAGTTTGGATTTAGGTCACCATGGGGCACTGTTAAAAGAACAAAGTTTAGATGATGATGATGTGTTTGTGGAAAGCCTGCCTCTCAAAAAACCAGAGTGGTCACCAGCCACAGACGCACTGAAGGATTTAAGTTTAAATGGAGGACACCAAAGTGTAGCTCAGAGCAAGAATGAAGAAGCGTCATTTATAAATGGCCCAGTGGAAGACAGGGACTACGGCTGCAGTTGTAATAAAGATGGTGCTGGTAAGTCTAATGCCAGCAAGTTTTTCAAAAGGACTTCAACAACTGACTCCACTGACTCTGCGTTGGATTCAGCAGTGTCTGTTGGGGACCAAACTGATGCCACGTTGGATACAAAGGCCTTCATGCGTTATTATCATGTTTTTCGGGAAGGGGAACTGTGCTCTCTGGTAGAAGAGAACGTGCCTGAGCTTCAGATACTTTCTTCCTGCTATGACCATGGAAACTGGTGCATTATTGCAGAGAAAAGAGGAACATAG